In the Chaetodon trifascialis isolate fChaTrf1 chromosome 15, fChaTrf1.hap1, whole genome shotgun sequence genome, TGTAAAACCAATGCAGCACATGAGGACTGACAGGCAAACAGAGCAGCCAATGAAAGATGAGATGGGATGGAAAGAGAAGGAacaagggagagaaaagaagaaggacAGGGAGATTGATGAGatagaggtagagagagagagggaggagagagacagcaagatATTTCCAGACTGTGGAAGGATATGTGGGAAAGTGAAAAAGCAAATCCTTTCATCAGGAGGCAGCTGCAGGCAGCACATAGAGCTGGATTTGTCAAAGGtgttatctttcttttttctagtTTAGCTTCTATTCTTCCCCTATGTGGTGGAAAGTTACAAAGTATGACGtcaattaattattttctttctttaaccAATTGGAAACGTCACTTAAATCTCACTTGTAATCCTACAGCTATTGTGCTACCTGACACATCAATCTGTGTGAGTGAACTGAAGTCAAATGGAGCTGCTGAAGCATGGAAAATTAGCTTTTCTTCACATGTCAGTCGGTCAGAAAGACAGACCGGGTTTCGATCAGCAGACTATATGTGTCAGACACTGCAGCAAACTGCAGAGTTTACACAAAGGACTGGAATGCCTTAAGTAGTAGATATAGTTCATATTAGATATTTCTGTGTCAGACTGTGTTGCAGGCATGAAAAGTACATGAGGGTAGGAAGGTGCAGTACCAACAGGGGGCAAGAGTGAAAGGAACAAAGAAGTATAAAGGGAGACAAAATCCACCTAGTGGTGTATCACATGCAGGGCTTTGACACGGGAGACAGGGTTGCATTCCTGTGTGAGTTTTAAGCAGTGTTTTATGCCAAAATATGATCTATTCCTCAAcataaccaagtagttttggtgcttaAACTAACCAAACTGTAACCGTCacttgaaatgtttctcagcaagctttagTTTGAAAGTCTTACGATATGTTGCATATTCTTTACTGCTAACTAAACGCACCATTGACATGGTGGACCGGTGGGTCTATAAAATCTTTTGGCATGATACCAGGTTGGCATACATTAAATGTACATAAGCACTTTACACATATATCAGCCATTATATTTAACTTACTATTCCATTCACAATTTAAAACCACTGTAACCATTGCCTGATTTTCTATAACATACCATTTCAAATGTTAAcgaatatacagtatttgtcaATAATTAAAGCCTCTATGAAAACATACATTATTACAACTGTGTTTTACAATAATTGTCATTCATTTCGCGTTCTACAGCAGCCTCCAGTGCCCAGTGGAGAAGTAATGAAGACTTATATCTGCTTACTAGTGActtttagactttagactttagtcaaactttattgtcattcagtaaacagcaggtgtacaCTGAACCAAATTTCAATTGCAGCAGGCTCAGCGCAgggtagaaaatagttaaaaagtatatatacacacacacacacacacacacacacatagatagatagatagatagatagatagatagatagatagatagatagatagatagatagatagatagatagatagatagatagatagatagatagatagataacagaccatggtggggatgtgaagagtccctgataatgttaacggcacgggacatgcagcatttaggcgcaatgtcctgaatggaggggagagaagtcccaatgattttctctACCGTCCTTAAAactctcctcacattcttccagtcagcagcactgcagcctccacaccacacagagatgcagcagtGCATGGTTATAAACCATTTACGTTTATATGCTGCTTATTAACACTGAAGTGTTGCCCTTTAATTTTTTATGTTTAAAGCCAAATCAAGTTAAATGCCTTTAAATCATCTCTGTGTTTTACCTTGATTGTCAAAATTCACATTGTTTTACATGTTACTGGCTGACAAATACACTGTCATAAGTTTTCCAATACCCCATATTTCACCATCTTTAGTTCATTAACAGCTAGGATCTACGCTATTTCCAGCACATTGCcaataaaataaacactaaTAGCAAACTTACCTCTTTATTTATACCAATTTTGTAATTACACTTAATTTCATCCAAGGAAGGCCCTTTGGGACGATCACTGACAAGATGCATTACCCCTCAAGTTCCAGTAAAACTGGGCTTCTGGTGTGGTAGTTATGCTCTTTTAAAGGTACCAAACCTGACCTTCAGTTGTGGAAACCCACCAGGCTGATCAGTGTAGGCTTTTAAACATCAGAGAAATGGTGCCAAAATGTATCATAAATGCACATCTTAATTTTGTTCAAGTTGTTTGTGTCTGAGATGTAAAAATAGCAGGAAGTGAGCATTAGTTTTCGTATCCACTGGACAGAAAGTCAAAGGTCTTTCCTCACCTTCTGTCATCCTCCATTGATCCTTTTTCTtcaatattcagtttaataacTTACTTGTGTGTATAGTGCATACAAAATGTATGATGCATGTAATTAGTATGTATATGTGGAGTCTAATGACACGCACTGCCCTGAAATCTGAGCTTCCAGCATCCTTTTCTAACCACATGCTGTGATCCGCTGAGACGAGCACGACAGTTATAAGAGTAACAGCGTATGAGTCACTCGGAGTCACACCTACTCTGTTCCCTTTTTTGTGGTCATTATCTTCCATTAAATTTCTCCTCTGATTAGTGACCTTTGATTCAACTGTGCAGCAATCAGAGGAGGacactgtgaaaatgaatcacaaaacgttgtgtgtgtgtgtgtgtgtgtgtgtgtgtgtgtgtgtgtgtgtgtgtgtgtgtgtgtgtgtgtgtgtgtgtgtgtgtgtgaatccacCTGCATGTTTACACTGGGTATTTTTTGAGCTAATTTGTGATTGAActatataaaataaaactgacttgacttgactgtCTATACTATGTAGAAAAGCATTCCTAAATTTATatgctgtgtgtgaaaactgGTCCTTATCTTCTCTGGCAGCAGCCTGACATCAATTTCAAAGCAGCTTCGAGGAACTGAAAGATCCAGGCCCCCATGTCAAACCACCAACAACCAATTCAAAACTCAATTATCCACGTACAAAGAACATGACCCAGGTGATGAAGCTAATGATGCTAATAATGGTTGTGTGTGGGAGGCTCATGTGTCATGCACATGATCTATGTTCATGTACACTAATGAGTGTCACAGCAGCTGTAAGAACATAAATATCTTGAAGTTTGCTCATGAGTCTGTTTTTGTTAGCCTTCTTGAAGGGGAGGAACAGGACCAGGCTGTGATGAGTCTTTGCTCCATTACAGtgtgtcaaaaaataaaaacatgattatTGACTTTAGGAAGTCACCACCAATCCCACTGACAACTAATGCTTACTAATCCAATGCTTAATTGCAATTAACACTACACTCTTTGGTCACATCTGGCACACTTGCACATTTGCACAATTAAAGCATAAAATCTCATCTCAGTCTTCTTTGCTTTAGAAAGTGTTCATGCATGGGGacaacttttcttttcatcaacacAGACATGCTATTAAAATGCTGAAACTTTAACTTGATAATGAATCAGAGCCATTATCATTTAACAGAAGTAGTTCACAGCGAAGTTTTGTATCCTCTTGATTTGGTGCTGATAATCCTATTTCAATAAAAGCACTtctttaaacaaacaacaaactggtTTGTAGacaggatttctttctttttttttcttcttttttttttctccaaggCTGTAAGATGTTTACTCACCTTTAGGCGAGTCAAATCCCTTTCTCTCATGTATACTCACCTGACTTCTGGGGGGGTTATTTTGAGCTCCCTTGATCTTCCTTTTCTGCCGCCTGGGGAGTTAAATACAGGCTGGCACTGTCACTTCTGTTAAAGCCAAATGTTGCCTAAATGCTTAATAACATGCCTGTTTTTAGAAAATCCTTCCCTCATCTACCCAGGAACTGCTTTAAAAAGTGGCATCCTGACACGTTATAATTTTGGCTGTCAAATCAGTCTACTTACTGTAGGTAGTAACATACAGCCTTTCAGTCTTTCCTAATTAATTCCCCTGATTTGCCCCTCGGGAAAAGTACAAACAGGCTTTGTTAGCAAGAAATATTAGGTTTATTAGCAtaatggggaaaaaacatgaatgagcaCTCTTATGCCTTCAAACTGTGGAACTGTGGAGCCTCTAAATGAACCATTTTGATGCTTGAatgatgttcagtttgcatttttAATATTGTCTAAATTAGGGTAAACATTTCGAGGACAATATTTAATCCATATTGTTCTGAAGTCTGCTTTTTCAAATCAATTAgttttttctgctgcatttaATAAGTTAAtcagaatgaaaacacagtagCATTGCTTGCCATTCACGGTTACTGGCCCATAAATTAGGGCCTAATTACTATAATAAATTACCATTAACTGGAACAAAGTGCAGATCTGTGTTCAAACCTTTGGTCCTGGACTACTGAAGTATTTATCTTCTGTCTACAATCAATGCAAGAAACAATCCTTGtatgcaaaacaacaaaaaaaaaactaaatgaatgaatataggTCATTAGCTTGCTGAGAAAGAGCATTTTTTGCAGCAACAATTCATATAAAGCTGAGAAGTGTAGTTTTCTCTAAAAATTCCCAGCTATGAATTAAAACCCTTCCAAAGCATCTAATACAGTAAATCCCAGATGCAAtgagaaatgagacagacacagtttcCGAGGAAACTGTCGGTTTCCTCGGAAATTACCAATAATGGTGACGGCAGCCACTTGAGATGGACTCGGTGCTGCTCTGACATGCCTTTGGCATGCTGTGTTCCccttattttaaaaaagctcaTATAAATGAAAATAGGACACGACCCGAGCTGCATAATGAATTTGCATGAAATGATTAGTTTCATGGGTGCAGCAGCAGGGACTTTAATTTATCTGTTTTGCTCAAGTTTATGCGGATTTTGagaattgttgttgtttttgtcacctaAAAtgacttctttctctttcagcagCCCCAAATGCTTCTGTCAAATCATCACGAACCAAATCACACTGCAGTTACTCAGTCTTCCACAGATTACTAACGGGGCTCAGTCACAGCTAATGCTGGCTAAGATGACATATGTAGCCAAAGGGTGGCTGCAAATGCCACCTTGTTCAAAGACCACAAACTGTTAGCCAGTAGCAACAGTCTGCAGGGTGATGGAAATAACTGTGTGTAttataatgtgtattatagCCTTCAGAAACCAACACAGCCTGAGCCCTGAAGTAGTGTGCCATAGAGAAAGTCaatgccatccatccattttctatgccgcttatccctttcggggttgtgggggggaGCCTATctcgcagggcacaaacacacaaccattcacactcacacctaggggcaatttagagtcaccaatcaacctaatgagcatgtttctggtctgtgggaggaagccggagtacccggggagaacccacgcatgcacgggaagaacatgcaaacttcccgacccgcccgacccgggaatcgaaccggcgaccttcttgctgtaaggcacgcgcactacctgctgcgccaccgtgcagccagaAAGTCAAtgaaacagcagattttaaatCAAAATGCTACTGGAAGGCATTAACCAGCCACATTCCTCCATTTAGATATTAACTTCAAAAGCAGTGATAGAATTAAGCAAATAACTAGTTTTGTTGGTTAACAGCTGTCTACAGCCCAGTGCCAGCTTTAGGAAATGAAAGGATACTGCATGTACGTTCGATGCAAACAGGAAGCCTTTCAAAGCTGACTCGCCCATCAACAAAGTGTCAACAATGTTTTCCAAACGGCCGTTATATCTCAGATACTGTAGATCGTGGCTGAGACAGAGGTAATGTGCACAGgtgactgcagaggaagagtATCAGCTGACCATACAGGCACAGAGATCATTGTTTCATCTTCTGACCTCAGTCTCAACCACAGATGTTGTCcttcttctcattttctctgtccttctcctccAATCAACTCTcccctccacacaaacacacagacacatttctgtctcctcttgATGATCAGAGGTGGAGCATTGATTCAGTTTGGTGTAGAGTTCCTGTTGGCCACACAAACACCgcacaaacaccacacacatacacacaagtaGCACTCCTGTTACCATTGAGAGCGGGCTCCCATCGATCCTTGAGCTTTTTGTCATCAGCCAGACGAAGTCGGTGACTGACACCACTCTGATATCATCTCAGTGCACATGCCCGGAGAGAGGAAGCTTGATATAGAAAGACAAGAGGTGCATGCGAACTGGAAGCCAGAGTGACTCATTTGAGcaagagaaggacagagagcaaGGAGAAAACTGCACATGTGCTACGGGTGGAGTAGTAGTAACACAACACAGTAGTTTATAAGGAAGCAATTTACTGCTCAGTCTTTGTGAGAGTTTCAGCTCATCGACGACAGGCTGGCTTCCAGCTAACACTGCAGATCCTTTAAAACTAACACATATCTCCAGTGATTATTTTGGTTCTGCCTTGTAGTAGTACAGTGTGCATTCAGCTGACAGAGTTGCTGCAGTCCCATCTACAGCaatattttatgtttcacaTTAAGCCAGCATgtggtgaacatggtggagaTTATGTTAGATGACACTAATTTATGCATCACTGTTGCAGGTcagcagtaaaataaaactCAACTTACATGTTTCTAATATTGTGTCTGCCCAATTTATATCAATGAGAGTAGATTAAAAACTGGATTTATTACAGTGTTGTtatattagactgcattagctGTGGCTAGGTGTACTTAAAGGAACATTCcactaatttgtgttttttgtgccaTTGTAACCTTGGAAATGAGAGCTGGTTCTGCCCACACTGGAGAAAGCACAGTGTAAATGAGCCATCTCATTATCCTGGCAACCTGAGTGCCACCACACACCACTGTCCCTTCAGGGCAAGccttcacacacagctgtgtgacaATCATAAGTCTCTTAAATCTTCCCTAGTCTGCTTATAGAACCAGTCAAACAGCCTATGAAGAATAAGACGTCATCCACTTGCCACTGGCCTTTTTTAACCTCCTTTGATGCTGCAGACTGATGGAAAATGCAGGAATGGAGTAGGACACTGTAAACATACGCACACTCTCGCATGGTGGCGCGTGgattgcacgcacacacacacacacacacacacacagacacacacctgtaccTGTTCCCTATAGACTGGCCAGAAACAGATATGAGTAAggcatttcttttgtttgtgtgggagCCCATTGTTAACGCTGCACTAACCAgaatgacaacaacacaaagTTAGTGGTTTAAAAGCAGGCAGCTTTCCAAGACAATTACCATCAAATGTCTCCTCAGAGCAAAACCTCATCCTCCCTCCactctttttccatttcagcctaatttctctccctccatctcaggTGCCCCAGGCCACCACCAAGGTGATCTGTTCCCTAGGCTCTTTGTGGGCATTACTCCattcctgtccctctctgtctgtgaagtCAGTATCACTTCATGATTGACTGAAATAGCTATAAAAAGCTGTGCTGCACAGGACAAGAGGGCTGCAGCGGGAGCTCTTACACCAAAAACTGGTCTGAGCTATGAAGTGATTACAACCACCCATGGGTGGGACTTTCGCATCCAAAAGGCGGGGTGGCGTTTTCCACATAAATACTGGCAATCCGTGGAGGTGCTACGTGACCCTATGAGTGACTTCTCATCAGCGCACCTCCTCAGTGCGCATGATTTCCTCCGGCACGAAAAATCCTGCAAGATCAAGCAAAGTGTCGAATTTGCGCCTCTGACCATGGAAATCTGAGCGTGCCAACATCAAGAAAATGCCTCAAGATGAAGAGTCAAATGTCTCTTTCAAGCGACGGGGGGAAAGAGCGAGAGAGTTGACCTCAGAGAAAGTGCACGTTTCCAAAACCGCATGAGTACCGCGGGAGACGCGCATCACGCCACCGGATAGCGGAGAGGATAAAGCGCACAGGAGCGCACAGGTAGGCTGAATCCCATCTACTGATGCCACGGCATTTACaagaaaacagtgtgtttatgaaagaaaattaatttcAATTCTTCTTGAGAAAGATAGGAATGTTCATATTTTACAATATCGCGTTTTATActtataaaacattttatgtaATGTTGTGTTTATGAATGTTTATGAAATGCacctcaaagtgctttaaaagaaaagtaCGGGTATTAAAAACAGGAGACACAAGGAGCGAAATGTACtaataaaaagcaataaaattcgtcaataattaatcaatcaattaattaaaaacaagagCATGAATAAGTTTGGAGCTGTTTCATAAAACACAGGTTTCTTTTAGTCATTAATTCTCGTGTGAATATGGACGTGAAGCTCATTTTATGTGATTTTGGAAAAAGTATTGTGAGTCTTTAAGTCCTATTGATATTTATTTACTGAGATGTAATGAGTCATGCGTGTGAACGCTTCCAGGGAGTCTCGTAACTGTGGGCCATAGCTTTTATAGTTTGCTGGACAAAAAATGTCAAGCCCCATGCAGCCTGAAGGGACATGGGCTTCAGGTGTTTGTGTACTCAACAACATGCTGCGGGCTGCGCGTCACTCCCGTGTTTTGAAGCGCGGTTCAGTGAATCTGCACGTCAGACCATTTATTTGtgcaacacattttcacagcctCGGGTCACAACGTCTGACAGCTGACAGTTATAagattattattacatttagGTCACCCACAGCACCAGGTAAGGGCATATACAGTAGGTAGCCACTGGCCACTCTCACCATGGCAGCATGAATACACTATTAGGGCGTCAATTCTCTCATTGCAGACTATAGCTACATTTATGCCTATTGGGGAGGAATTCACAGCCTCTAGATCCCATACAAAACATGATACctttactgatttttttttcaatgaaaatgtcctcattaaaataaatatcagcATTCTTGAAACACTTTAGCTGCCCATCAATAACAAAGCAAGTGCactgaggaggaaaggaaaagtgACTATTTGAATGCAATGCAAagatttgagagaaatggacaCGAAAGGATGCAGGATCATGAGACATTTTATGCAAAGATGACTAGTGTTGAGCATTTTTTCAGCTTTAGCTAAAACTTGCTGTTATCAGAAGCTGAGTATCAGCGCATCAATGCAGAAGAGCAAAGTTGCAGCAAACATCCTGACTGTCAATAAAGTCGTCCTCATGTGCACTCCACCCACCTCAATGAGCCTATGGTGATTGAATTTTCAGTTGCATatcatcaacatgtttttatgaTGAAATATATTGCTACAGTTTATCATTAAACCACAGAATTAATAAACATTTGCACGCTGGACAGATTTCACAAAACCAGGGAACTATTttacaaaacaatacattttacTGTACATATTTGGCGCAAAAACCCACATCAGCAGGGTTAATGTTAACATCATTTATCACTGCTCTTTAGGGTGTGGGCTACTTGCCACTTGGCTgcatgggatttttttttttctgtctttgttcccCCGTCACAGACATCGAATTCAATGGCAGTGACAGTATTGGAACCTTCTTAACAAATGTCATCTTCTTCTAAAGTGCAATTTTCCATTAAGCAAAATGGCATGTTGGCCACATGCCCAGGCAATTCAGTGGAAAGTTTCTCTTCATTCTGGGTAAATATGGGCATCTTGCCCTGAGAGCAATGGGTTGTTGTGAGTGAGAACATTTCAAAAGGTAGACATGACATAATTGTATTATTAACATGGATTGTTGTTAAGTATCCtataaaataatcagaaatttgtgtctgtcttttctctcatgAGTTATTTCCTACTGTAATCCAGCACTTCCTCCTTCAACATGGATGGCTACAATTGGATGTCGCTATCTGAGAACAACAGCATGCCTTCCTCGCAGTCCTACCCCAGCTACCCCACCTCCAGCAACATGTCAGACGTGGCTGTACCAATGCCTTTCGATGTGGTCACCGCAGTCGTCTACACCATTGTCTTCATTGTGGGAATTCTGGGTAATACGCTGGCCATCTATGTGGTGGTTCGCTAcgccaaaatgaaaacagtaaccAACATGTACATCCTTAATTTAGCCTTGGCGGACGAACTCTACATCCTGGGAATTCCCTTCCTGGGCACTAATAGTGTGCTTTCCTACTGGCCATATGGGGATTTCTTCTGCAAGGTGTGCATGACTGCTGATGCCATGAGCCAGTTCGCCTCCACCTTTTGCTTGACGGTGATGAGCATTGATCGCTACCTGGCTGTGGTTCATCCCATTCGCAGTGCCAAATGGCGGAAGCCACAGGTGGCCAAGGTTTTTAATACCATGGTGTGGGTTGTGTCCTTTCTGATTGTGCTGCCGGTCACAATCTACTCACATGTACAGGAGGAGTTCAACACCTGCAACATAACATGGCCTGAGCCTCATGAATTGTGGTCCATTGTCTTCATCCTCTACACATCTATCCTGAGCTTCTTTGGTCCTCTGGTTGTAATTTGCCTGTGCTATCTGCTCATCGTCATCAAGGTAATAAGGCAAAAAAACTGGCCTCTgctactattattattactttgaattttctgttttcataatCTCACAAAACCTTTCCAATCAACCATCTCACTTTCAGGTGAGGTCAGCAGGTGTGCGTGCAGGCCTGACTAAGCGGCGTAAGTCAGAACGTAAGGTGACGCGCATGGTGGTGATCATCGTGTTGGTGTTTGTCCTTTGCTGGCTGCCCTTCTTCACCACCAACATCGTCAACCTGATCCATATCATCCCTGAGAACAAAACCACCGTCTACTTCTTCCTGGTGATCCTCACCTACGTCAACTCCTGTGCCAACCCAGTGCTCTACGCCTTTCTCTCCGACAACTTCAAGCAGAGCTTCCAGAAGGTGCTCTGCTTCCACAAACCAAATGGTGTTGGTGCTACAAACCAGATGGGAGGTAGACAGAACGCACCCAAGGAAAACGCCAATCCTattttcacacagagaaatcaCACACAGAACGGACAAAGGCAGAGCAATCAGGTACGGCACAAACAGTACTCATGTGTTTCCTGTAAGTAATAATAAGgatgaagacagagggagacatgTTTATTctgatttaaatgaatgtaTGTTTGTTTCATAACCGTATGTATACTTTTGGACCATAGCCAAACCAAATGTGCCATCAGCAGCCCCCACTGTGCTCAGTGTATTGTCTCTATAATGTCTTCCTTCattctgtgtgaaaatgtgacctCCAGAGATGAATCCCAGTTTATGTAACGGACAGAAAAGAACTGAGCCCCAGGTTATAAACCTCAATTATAGCAACAAAGTTTTCTGTTGTTAAGCTCATCTGTGATGCTGTGTCTCATTCTGTCCCGATCATGTCCTTAATCTCTATGTCTGTGGTATTGTTTCAGCAGCCAGTCCAATTGGATGTTATTGGGGAACCTGACAATGAGCCTTTAACTTCAAAATCAGTGGCGAATGGCGAGCCATCACTTTGAGTTTTCAAGCTGACCCCCTATGCTACAACATGGGACTGTTTCTCCTGGACCTTCTGTTCATTGGtatttcctttctgtcttgctaatccttcctctctgactgactgacatctGTGACGAGCACCAGAGGAGCAAAGCAGTGAGAGAGGACTATATACAGCATTCATCACAGAGctgtgcatttttgtttgttctttatGTCTTTGTACTGTAATTAAGTTGGCTGTGCTGTACAAAGCATGTTTATGTAATTATGTAAGATCTCAGTATAATACAAAATAGTCCTCATACTTAAAGTGCTGTAGATTCTCAAATAACTTTActtacacatttattttccaaatAGGCTCATactggtttctgttttttactTCATCATATTTTAGCACaacttttgtttcattttctgttgatgccTTTTGCTATTACAACCCTAACACTTCCTCTATGTTTACCTGTCATCTTAATAAATTCGGTCTAATGTATATTTCACAGCACAAGATAGTTCTGCAGGAAATGTTGAGTTGACAGTGC is a window encoding:
- the LOC139344129 gene encoding somatostatin receptor type 5-like isoform X1, whose amino-acid sequence is MDGYNWMSLSENNSMPSSQSYPSYPTSSNMSDVAVPMPFDVVTAVVYTIVFIVGILGNTLAIYVVVRYAKMKTVTNMYILNLALADELYILGIPFLGTNSVLSYWPYGDFFCKVCMTADAMSQFASTFCLTVMSIDRYLAVVHPIRSAKWRKPQVAKVFNTMVWVVSFLIVLPVTIYSHVQEEFNTCNITWPEPHELWSIVFILYTSILSFFGPLVVICLCYLLIVIKVRSAGVRAGLTKRRKSERKVTRMVVIIVLVFVLCWLPFFTTNIVNLIHIIPENKTTVYFFLVILTYVNSCANPVLYAFLSDNFKQSFQKVLCFHKPNGVGATNQMGGRQNAPKENANPIFTQRNHTQNGQRQSNQQPVQLDVIGEPDNEPLTSKSVANGEPSL
- the LOC139344129 gene encoding somatostatin receptor type 5-like isoform X2, which produces MDGYNWMSLSENNSMPSSQSYPSYPTSSNMSDVAVPMPFDVVTAVVYTIVFIVGILGNTLAIYVVVRYAKMKTVTNMYILNLALADELYILGIPFLGTNSVLSYWPYGDFFCKVCMTADAMSQFASTFCLTVMSIDRYLAVVHPIRSAKWRKPQVAKVFNTMVWVVSFLIVLPVTIYSHVQEEFNTCNITWPEPHELWSIVFILYTSILSFFGPLVVICLCYLLIVIKVRSAGVRAGLTKRRKSERKVTRMVVIIVLVFVLCWLPFFTTNIVNLIHIIPENKTTVYFFLVILTYVNSCANPVLYAFLSDNFKQSFQKVLCFHKPNGVGATNQMGGRQNAPKENANPIFTQRNHTQNGQRQSNQPVQLDVIGEPDNEPLTSKSVANGEPSL